In the genome of Cryptomeria japonica chromosome 8, Sugi_1.0, whole genome shotgun sequence, one region contains:
- the LOC131067806 gene encoding indole-3-acetic acid-amido synthetase GH3.4-like → MKPYVSRVNYYSGNLPIYGLSYGASEGGHLAICRQPTTATTTLFTFLPTTAFFEFIPLTKLESFANDIFVPAVDSHNKVAKTLELGDLQVGHVYQPVVTTFQGLYRYQLGDVVRMIGFNGGSPEFEFVQRNNILLSVNSDKTDEGELQNVMEKASAFVKGEGGVEVVEYTSCVDHSCSPGHYVIFVEIEGPLNQNDEKMASIMQECCCMLDASFNHAYKKGRKAGRIGALELGVVEKGSFQKVMQHRLEKGSISMSQYKPPRSIVHNSPLYKVLQSELVATYRSTLTTWDIYQESN, encoded by the exons ATGAAACCATATGTCTCCAGAGTTAATTACTACTCAGGGAATTTACCCATTTATGGGCTCTCCTATGGTGCATCAGAGGGTGGGCATCTCGCCATTTGCAGGCAGCCCACAACCGCAACCACAACACTCTTCACCTTTCTGCCAACCACAGCCTTCTTTGAGTTCATCCCATTGACAAAGCTTGAAAGCTTTGCTAATGATATATTCGTCCCAGCTGTAGACTCTCATAACAAGGTGGCCAAGACTCTGGAATTGGGCGATCTTCAAGTGGGTCATGTTTACCAGCCCGTTGTTACTACTTTTCAAG GTCTTTACAGGTATCAGTTGGGGGATGTGGTCAGAATGATTGGATTCAATGGAGGCAGCCCAGAATTCGAATTCGTGCAACGGAACAACATATTGTTGTCAGTGAATAGCGACAAGACGGATGAAGGAGAGCTACAAAATGTGATGGAGAAAGCATCGGCATTTGTGAAAGGAGAGGGTGGAGTGGAGGTGGTGGAGTACACAAGCTGTGTTGATCACTCTTGTAGCCCTGGACATTATGTTATCTTTGTGGAAATTGAAGGCCCTCTGaatcaaaatgatgaaaaaatggcAAGCATAATGCAAGAATGCTGTTGCATGTTGGATGCATCCTTTAATCATGCTTACAAGAAAGGCCGAAAGGCCGGCAGAATTGGCGCCTTAGAGCTTGGGGTTGTGGAGAAAGGGAGCTTCCAGAAGGTGATGCAACATCGTCTAGAGAAAGGGTCAATAAGCATGAGCCAGTACAAGCCTCCCCGATCCATTGTGCACAATTCGCCTTTGTACAAAGTCTTACAAAGCGAATTAGTGGCAACATACAGAAGCACCCTCACCACCTGGGACATCTATCAAGAATCTAACTGA